From Solanum stenotomum isolate F172 chromosome 2, ASM1918654v1, whole genome shotgun sequence:
CTATTTCGTGATTAATAATGGAGAAGTATTCATGAAAACACTTTTAAATTCAGTGCggattattagtttcatttctAAACTATTTACCGTCTTAAAAACATTCATTTACTTGATTAACTAAATTGAAATACATCCTTGATCTTGCAACATGAATGAAATACACTCCTAAATTATCGTCAAATTTAGAAGTGTTTTCAGCACTTTGCtcgactttttattaagagtctcaTGCTTCAACAAGAATTTGAGACCACTTGTTATGTCATGTAATATATCCATGGTACATCTAAGTTTAGTTAGACAGGTTGAGAAATGTTTTTAAGACGGTCAATAATTCAAGtacaaaactaataatttaggCCGTCAATAATTCAAGtacaaaactaataattttcattaagTTCAGAGTGTTTTTAATACTTCTATCTCAATAATCAGTAATGAGATAAGTAAAGAATCTTTTTATCTGATTAGTACTGTTATTCCCTTATTCTTCTGTCCTAATTGAATGACACACTTTCAATGTCCTAATAAACATATGTAAGTCAAATTACGATCTTAAATTGGACACGTatctaataaaaattttatcGCATAAATTTGTACAAACAAATTCAATAACTTTTATTTAAATGATCTCGTAGTCAGAACAGAACTTTTGTCTTCATAGGAggaaattcattaaatatacatatattttaacGGTAAACTTTGTAACGAACTAAAATGAGCTATGGGTACGATGACAAATTTAGAACACGTAAATTTCATATCATTACTTCGCCTCTACTCGTAGCTCTTGCATGCCTTCTTCCCCCATTGCATCCACAATAGGTTCCATCAGAATTAAATTACAGCTTGAAACAGCTTAATGTAAAGTAACAAATGAAGGAGTACTACCAACATTAAGGGTCGTAGTAGAGTGGTAAGCAGGGGCGGATTCACGTGGGTTCTAGGGGTTTCACTCAAACCCTCTCAGCAAAAAATTACACGACATTTATAAggtaaattttatgtatttatatagatatattaattttaaactcTCTTATAATCAAGAAACAAGTTGTAGTGTAGTGGTAGATCTCCTTTAAATTGACCCTCATGTCTAGTTTTCAAATCTTATTGTGaacattttattgttttagcttctcttcaaaaaattcaaacatgCTAAAAGGTCCCAAATTTTTGTACCTATAAACTATATACCACTACTTCCTTAGAATTGCATTTTGTTGGCTTACTCACacatttatattctatttttcgAATTCTCTGGAGGAAAATTCTGAATCCGTCACTTGATTCCTAAGTCGAATGACTGATCTCCGAACTCTTTACAGCTCTCAATCTCAATACTAGCTGGGGTTCAGTTCAAACTGCTTGACTGtcgtaagtactccttcatccttaattGGAGATTTCAAGTTTGCGTCCCTCTGCATACAAAATTGTCTTTGTTAGGAAGCTTTTAACTCTAACGTGGGACTTCCCGATGAACGAGTACTATTCAGTGCATGTTGTGGCTTGGGACACAAATTTTGGATACCAACAAATAACTTGTCGAACATATAAAACTGATCATGTCCAATCTGTAACGCAAGTGGTCTATGTATTGCAACTTGCAAGTGTCAGTTAACTTAGGGTCCGTCTCGATActatttagaatttaaattagATCGATTAAATCGTTAAAGTGTTTACTATTAAACCTATTATTATACATACTTTTGAAATTATAACTAATTTTAACATTCAAAAATGATGAATTcaattgaattcataatttactTATACATCTACCATTGTATATATTGtgataaaaaattgaatctaaGCTTTAtggagaaaatggtcaaaagccCCACCAAATTATTATtgaattctcaactacacacttatttTTCACGGGAGTCATATCACCCCTGAACCTTTTAAAAGTGAAATATCTAGTCCCCTACAAACTCACGCCCATATTCGTATTAGGTAGTAATCAACACGCACTACCACGTAATATTAccctttttttatattaaaaaaaattaattattcttttatattttacttttttatatatattttcatcttctccttttctctttcttttccattcctccatttctttttctttgaagcTTCTGCAGATTTGACGATGAGGATGCCATGACTACCGTATCTTCGACCTTCACCGGAATTCTAAACACCAGGAAATCTCTTTCTCTAAAGCTAGAGACAGACGAAAAACTTTATAACTGATTAAtgtttacaacaatttcaataaatGAGTCTTATTCATTAAAGAGTTTGTCACCCAATGATGAATTCTTCTCCATTAATTGAATCTATTACTTAGTGAACTCTTCCATTAATGACTAGTCTAAAGTTCGATTCTTCtaactttcaattttgattttgattttgagctACCAACAAATTTTCAAAGTGATGAAAAGTGGAGATATGATGAAAAAGTATTTGATTTAAAGATATGAATTGGCTTAGTGATGAAAAGTTGATGAGGGCGGTGACTGGTGGTCAAGGTGAGCCCGCTGGTGTCAATGGATCTTATGAACATTGAAGGGAAAAGATAaagaatgtaaaaaaaaaaaacaaaggaaacataatttttttttcaaaaaaaaaatagaatattaatatgaaataaattaaatatttataaagttaatattttaatataatcatCTTTTTATCTCTCACTCTCCCAAAGAGAGTGAACTATACCTTCTTTGCCACATCAACATTTAGGGAGCAAATAACTATGCTTTAAAATAGTCCAAAGGGGTAATAAGACTCCTGTAAAGTATGAGTGTGTAGTTGGGAATCCGGCTATACGTTGGGAGtcttttggccattttctcaaGCTTTATGTAAAtactttaataaataaatatatagtgGTGCATTTGCTGTTGCAAATTCGCATCTTTCTTCTAAttgaaatattataataaagatTAGGTAGTTTATAACGTTTCCAAAATACATGAATTTTCGTTTACGTTATGAGTCAATGAGAGTAGAAAAAGAGAGCATGACATGAcattatcataaataaaatatttaacggTAATAATAAGTATCAGTATTTATAACTAGCATTCTATATAAATGTCGTTAAAAACTTTAGTAATCGACTCTGGATGCAATGACATTAACTCAATAACCACTAAATATTTTTTCGGCACTGTTACatgaaaaatctatatataactACTGTGATCTTGGATTTGTCTCTTAATCATTGATAACAATATGAAAACTTGATTCCCTTCAAGAACTTATGGCTATAAGCTAGTATTTGGTAAGGTTCCAaagctttatttaaattaaaatactttaaagaaGTATTAGTTCTTAATGAACTtggaatatatatacatatatatatatatataatttgttccATCTAGGCTACGTGCTAGAAGTGATGGAATCTTTTATTAAAGAACAAATTATAGTAGTTTCTAGGAAGATTTTAGCtattaaaatatgtttataaGGGACACTAAAAGTCTAGAAATTAGACATTTTATAACAATATTCAATGCATCAGCAAGATGTtcatgtttttaaaataatccTTGATTCctgcaataaaaataattaaaaacgaTGGGTTATGTCACAATGtcaaattttacaaaattaaataaaagccAAATTGTCaacatccatttttttttctggaAGGTAAAGTTGCATTAACTAAAGATTTGTAGAAAATCAGGGAAAATGTGTATATTGTGTAATATTTATAAtctactatttatttatttattttgtctgAAAGGTAAATTTGCATCAACTAAAGGAAGTGTGTATATTGTGTAATGTTTATAATCCACTATTTTTTTGTCTGAAAGGTAAACTTGCATTAACTAAAGATTTGTAGAAAATCGAGGGAAGTGTGTATATTGTGTAATATTTATCTCACTATTTTGACCTGACTCATCTAATGTGTCTTCTGATGCTATGCTTAGACTTTGAACAGATTAAAATAGGTTGAGCATAATACAGAAGGAATATGAGTTTGTCATCATCATAAAAAGAGATATTTGTTGAGTTTAGGTATATCTTGATGACAGACAAAGTGTTGAAACAAGTACAAAAAATAGGAAACAATATTGAGTCTATGTTAAACTTGAAGTAGGATAAACGATCTGAAAGTTTGTTGTAACGTAGTAATTAGAGTCAGTTCCTAGATTGCAAGTGTGGTAACAGTTCCTAGATTGCAAGTGTGGTAATCTAAATTCTGTTGAAGCTCATTAATCAGTAAAGATTAGGAGAAATCCTACAAAGATGTAGGTCATGATTTTTTTCCACCCTTATGAGTTGAATGTTTTCatgtaaaaaaattgtattctgATTATTATTTGCATTTATTCCAACTAAGTTATTATATTGAAACACATAGCTTAACCTGGTCCATAAAAGAGTTAGGGGTGTATAAAATATCAATCTATTATTTATGCGAGTTCGAGCCCTAGGTATCGAGAAAACCCTGTTGAGAACATCACCCCTGAATTGACCCTGCAATGTGGACACTGAATAGAACAACAAAGATCTTCATCTCATTCCAAATGGACCTATACAATACATACAACATATTATTGGtgtaaattaaaaaaggaaatgtAGCACAAAGGCTTCATTTCCCTTTATATGATCTTGAAGTGAAAACTCAATAATGTGAGAACCAAGATTGATCCTCAATTTGAAAACCCAAACTACAGGAATTAACAGGTAAATCATCATGATGATGATCTTCTTCAAGTTTTGGGAAGCATAATGTGTCATTTTCTTGAGAAAAATCAGAGTGTTCTGTCTGAAATACATTTGAAGAATCAGCAGGCTCCAAAAAAGAAGTGTAATCGCCATCAGTAAAACGCGGGCTGTCTGAATCAAGAACATCACTTTTTGCATCTTCTTGCTTGCACACCACCATTGCTAAATTTGAAGCAACTCCAATAGAAGGATTTTGAGGTTCTACATGATCAAGTGGATTAATAGGTTCTGAAGTTTCCTTCCCTTTTACTCTGTTGATCAACTTATCTTTGAGTAAATGTACCTATTGAGCacaaaaggggaaaaaaaagtGAAGACCTAGATCAGATTTTGCGATTTTGCGCATGTTAGACAGTAGATTTCGAAGTTGAAACTTAGAAATTTAAGGCGTTAGGTTGTGAaatcttttcacttttttcaaaGTTGAACTCTGAAAGACACGTTTGACCAAAATCATTAAAACATGGTCAAACACGCACAAATTGTGGTTTCTGAAGTTGTGTTAGGAGTTAGGATATGCATTTACTTggacaaaatttgaaattttgtgagTACAACTCCCAATCACATTTTCAAAGTCTGATCAAATTTCACGGCCAAACAGATATCCTGaacataaattttcaaaaactacTCTCAAAATCAACCTTTGTACACTTCTAATAAGTATCATTTTAACTCatgatctcaatattttcaaaaatttaaggtgaaatatgatatattcaaataatGTATAAATGGTTTCTTGACTAAATTTACCTCATTTCTCAAGCACTCATTCTCTTTGAAGAGACAATCATATTGAGTCTTTAGTTCATCAAAGCTAGCTTTAAGGACATCATAATTCTTCTCAAGTTGTTTAGTCTTGCACCGGGCTCGTCGATTTTGAAACCAAATAGCAACTTGCCTAGGCTGCAATCCAGTTTCTTTAGCTAATTGTACTTTCCTTTCAGGTTCAAGCTTGTTTTCTACCTCGAAACTTttctcaagatactcaacttgtTTCGGTAACAATCGTCTCTTCTTTTCGCTTTGGTGATAATTGCAATTGTCATCGTTGCTGCTATTATCGTCTTGATCAAGTTGTGCTAAACATGACCTCTTTTTAGACCTTTGTACTCGATCTTGATCGAAATTAACCATGGATACAGAGCCTGAAACAGAGCAATGAAGGAAACAAATCTTGGTTCACTTCAATTTCACAAATGCATGACGAGATCACAGGGTAGAAAATCAAACATTCACCAATAACGAGGTGAAAGTTCAGATAGTCAAATAGTCAATCAACTGAGCTAATAAGTAACATGAGAAAACAAAAGCCAactacatatacataaaatttgttatttttttcttgaaaaaaatcatAGAGTAGGATATTAGCAAGGCATCTAAATTGAACAGAAAAATTCCATCATTTCCTTGTCAATATTTACAACTTTAGGCTATAATCTCTTAATCATCAAAGGATCACCCCACACATCAGTGACGAaatcagaattttcactaactcagttcaaaatatgaaaaaataaacacaCGAACTAGCTAAAACGGGTTAAGAACTACTATACATGCATAAAAAGTACTCAATTTTtaccatgtataaataatataatttttcggcGAAGGAACCTTACCATGGAAAATGGAGGAAGAGTTAGCTACCCAATTAGAAGTAGGAGGAAGAATTTCATTTGGAAGTATAAAGCCATTGTTAGAACCTTCAAAAAGTCTTGCTACCTCCATAGtatcttctaattttattttatttttatattaggAGTTTAGAGGAGAATCAAGAAGTGAAAAATTGGACTATTGAATTGTTACTAAGAAAGTTGTGATTAGTAATATAAATGAGGATCACaattaatattgaaaaaaataagtagAAGTAGACAAGGAAGATGAAAACTCAACatagagaaagagaaaatagagaggAAAATATGGAAGGGAGATTTTTTGAGGGCAAGAAGAGCTACAAGGGGGTTAGTAAAAAGCTAACTATATAGAAGTGACAAGAGGAGCTTGATGTGAGTTTACTAATATGCCCTTGCACTTGAAAATTTgacactttgtttggatggtcGTTATTGTTGCTTcctaatgtattgtattgaattGTTTTAATGGATACAATATTTTGATAGATTGTATCATACTCTCTCGTTATATAATGTTACACATCTACAATTTGAATGATAATACTGGGAAAAGGATACATGATAGAGCTTAGTTAAAAAGTGAGGTTGTTATATTATGGCAACAATGCGAGCCCACCAAATCAACCGTTacataaaatgagacttttCGTCGTTATCTAACGATGAATTTTAAGGATatgatatattaaatttaagtaaaaaccaaaataagtatttaaactaataatataatataatagataacaatcatccaaacaagATATATATCATTTCAGTATAAATCTATTCAAGTatttatgtcaaatcaataaatGGATTAAACATATAATGGAATGTGTCTTAGTTCAGTTTTGAGGACAATAAATGTAAGTTATTTGACCGGTTTATAACAAACCTTGCCATATAAAATGGAACGAAGGGTAGTCATTAATATAGCTAGTACCATTTTACATTGAAAGTCGTtcaatcaattttaaattttaaatcaaattaaaaaccTATTTCTTCAAGCttttaaaaagtcattttatattgaaaataaatattttattttacttattcttTTCCTCCCATCTAAGAGAGATTTATTGTTGACAActtaattcaaaaaaagaacATAAGAGAAAAAGTAAAGAGATAAAAAGTTGCATAGGCCTAAAAACTCATGATAAAAAGGGCAActtcaaaagataaaaattaggTACTTAAAAAAGGGTCCAAGATATCTGTATTTGTAATCAAGAATTTgtaattaagaaattaaatcCACTATATCACCGACAGATGTGATGTAATAGATGAAGTTATTTCTCGAATTCGAGATCCAGATATGAAAAGATCTTTGATAGAAGCACTCTCACCCTTCATTCCGaatgaagaaatcaaaataatgaGCTTTTATATCGATATCAATATCGTggtaaaccaaaaaaaaaaattgtagctTTCCAATTCCAAAGTGTTTTTGCCACCTTTCTGTTGTGCCCATGCCTAATTCATTGAACTACTAAAGAACCcttttaataaaattgaaaataaataaataaatattttaaaggtttttgaTTTGCTGAATTGGGTGGTCAATTTGATCACATGTATATCTGCAAAGTATCCCTCAACTGGTACAGCCCTTAACTTATTAAAAGAGTTTGTGCCCCATTGATGTGAACTACACTCTCATAATCGAAAATATCTTCATTCCTTCCGTTCTACGGGTAGGCGTTTGGATATAAAAATTGTGATATATAAAAGAATAgcgaaagaaat
This genomic window contains:
- the LOC125854301 gene encoding homeobox-leucine zipper protein ATHB-54-like, encoding MEVARLFEGSNNGFILPNEILPPTSNWVANSSSIFHGSVSMVNFDQDRVQRSKKRSCLAQLDQDDNSSNDDNCNYHQSEKKRRLLPKQVEYLEKSFEVENKLEPERKVQLAKETGLQPRQVAIWFQNRRARCKTKQLEKNYDVLKASFDELKTQYDCLFKENECLRNEVHLLKDKLINRVKGKETSEPINPLDHVEPQNPSIGVASNLAMVVCKQEDAKSDVLDSDSPRFTDGDYTSFLEPADSSNVFQTEHSDFSQENDTLCFPKLEEDHHHDDLPVNSCSLGFQIEDQSWFSHY